A section of the Scyliorhinus torazame isolate Kashiwa2021f chromosome 21, sScyTor2.1, whole genome shotgun sequence genome encodes:
- the LOC140398465 gene encoding twist-related protein 2-like has translation MQEDSNSPFSPVDSSSNSEEEQDPQQKRNGRKRRSAQRSQRPSAGKKGMKISPLAQSLEDIQTQRVVANVRERQRTQSLNDAFATLRKIIPTLPSDKLSKIQILKLATRYIDFLYQVLQNDEMDSKVTSCNYLSHERLSYAFSVWRMEESWPLSAGP, from the coding sequence ATGCAGGAGGATTCCAATTCTCCCTTTTCTCCCGTGGACAGTTCAAGCAACAGCGAGGAGGAGCAGGACCCGCAGCAAAAGAGGAATGGCAGAAAGAGGCGTTCGGCCCAGAGGTCTCAGAGGCCCAGCGCCGGGAAGAAAGGGATGAAGATTTCCCCCCTCGCCCAAAGTTTGGAGGACATTCAAACTCAGAGGGTCGTGGCCAACGTGAGGGAGCGTCAGAGGACACAGTCCCTGAATGACGCCTTTGCCACTCTGCGGAAAATCATCCCCACTCTGCCCTCCGACAAACTCAGCAAGATTCAGATCCTCAAACTGGCCACCAGGTACATCGACTTCCTCTACCAGGTGTTGCAGAACGACGAGATGGACAGTAAGGTGACGAGCTGCAATTACCTGTCACACGAGAGACTCAGTTACGCGTTCTCCGTCTGGAGGATGGAAGAATCTTGGCCCTTGTCTGCTGGACCTTAG